The following coding sequences are from one Paenibacillus sp. FSL R5-0912 window:
- a CDS encoding radical SAM protein, whose amino-acid sequence MNQTIQNQLHYLSQKYNEYNLPMYLSYPVDSHWRQPADESAIAQELKEIEEAQVYVHVPFCKSICYYCCCDRVLSGKDEDKDQYIDVLEQELALKLSGRARKLKSGNLHWGGGTPAYLNERQIERLYGIIAQYVDFEDNARIKLEAYPDKQIVTEGKLRLLKALGFNYISFGIQDFDARVLNAIHRECDLEDTREIIGLARSMGFTVNVDLCYGLPFQGLGEFERTLQEIVRIAPDKIVAFPYAHYPAIYPLQRKIPHLSLPNNYMVSRLFELARQVLSQDYTEMGSDTFIRNNGREKHPGTHVVRDFMGSSERSSQHLLGLGKSAVSKIGSLYYKNVPAMDRYRAALDLRKFPIETGKTHLLSIEDAIREDIILKQLLGGNPIDKPMLQECFGIDFDSYFQEELSVLRGMEKDGLLLGVDSPRITVTLTGTYFIRAIAHVFDPYYKSTRNGENSI is encoded by the coding sequence ATGAATCAGACCATTCAGAATCAGCTGCATTATTTATCGCAAAAGTACAACGAATATAACCTTCCCATGTATTTAAGCTATCCGGTGGACAGCCACTGGCGCCAGCCTGCGGATGAATCTGCTATAGCTCAGGAGCTTAAGGAAATCGAAGAAGCACAGGTTTATGTGCATGTTCCGTTCTGCAAGTCGATCTGCTATTACTGCTGCTGTGACCGGGTGCTGAGCGGCAAGGATGAAGACAAGGATCAATATATCGATGTGCTGGAGCAGGAGCTGGCACTCAAGCTCTCCGGCCGTGCCCGGAAGCTGAAGTCCGGTAATCTGCACTGGGGTGGGGGGACCCCGGCATATTTGAATGAACGGCAGATCGAGCGGCTGTACGGAATTATTGCCCAGTATGTGGACTTTGAAGATAACGCCAGAATCAAGCTGGAGGCTTACCCGGACAAGCAGATTGTTACCGAAGGCAAGCTGCGGCTGCTGAAGGCACTGGGTTTTAACTATATCAGCTTTGGCATTCAGGACTTTGATGCCCGGGTTCTGAATGCAATTCACCGGGAATGCGATCTTGAGGATACGCGGGAGATTATCGGCCTTGCCCGGAGCATGGGCTTCACCGTCAATGTGGATTTATGTTATGGCCTGCCCTTTCAGGGACTCGGAGAATTCGAGCGTACCTTGCAGGAGATCGTGCGGATTGCCCCAGATAAAATCGTGGCTTTTCCCTATGCCCATTACCCGGCCATTTATCCGCTGCAGCGCAAAATCCCGCATCTCAGCCTGCCCAATAATTACATGGTGTCCCGCCTGTTCGAGCTGGCCCGCCAGGTTTTATCCCAGGACTACACTGAGATGGGCAGTGATACCTTTATCCGCAACAACGGGCGGGAGAAGCATCCCGGAACGCATGTGGTTCGTGATTTCATGGGCTCCTCCGAAAGAAGCAGCCAGCATCTGCTGGGTCTGGGCAAGTCGGCCGTTAGTAAGATTGGCAGTCTCTATTATAAGAATGTCCCGGCGATGGATCGGTACCGTGCCGCACTTGATTTGAGGAAATTCCCAATTGAGACCGGCAAAACCCATCTATTGTCCATCGAAGATGCCATTCGTGAGGATATCATCCTGAAGCAGCTGCTGGGCGGTAACCCTATTGACAAGCCAATGCTTCAGGAGTGCTTTGGTATCGATTTTGACTCTTATTTTCAGGAGGAGCTGAGCGTGCTTAGAGGCATGGAGAAGGATGGCCTGCTGCTGGGTGTGGACTCTCCGCGAATTACAGTAACCCTTACCGGTACGTACTTTATCCGGGCGATTGCCCATGTTTTTGATCCCTACTACAAATCCACCAGGAATGGAGAAAATAGTATATGA
- a CDS encoding non-ribosomal peptide synthetase gives MANFHSNSKQSLSAAATLHGGFEVRAALHPEHTAIVFAGQSISYQQLNLRANCLAHELIARGVRPNDHVGVSVKRNMNLVIALLAVLKSGAAYVPVEPGYPASRKNYILQHSGASAAICEDDEPLDVLVQIRLGSAEAGATAASSASGYPSDNPDLSIDGSALAYIMYTSGSTGTPKGVMIEHRSAVNLISWVNRELDMGSRDRGLFVTSVCFDLSVYDIFGLLAAGGTIVLCPEPQITDPDSLTRLLLEQRITFWNSVPTTLHVLVRHLAECIPDFAQLELRHIFLSGDWVPLELARNYSRYFPRAKLTALGGATEAAVWSIYYPVTEVREDWTSIPYGLPVEQNYWYILDEDLQPVTAGETGELYIGGIGVARGYIKDPVKTAQAFMPDPFRESEADRMYRTGDLGRMREDGTIEFLGRRDDQVKIRGFRIETKEVEKLLLEYPGIRDVAVMARSHSSGDKYLCAYLTAAQAVSGAALKQYLAARLPAYMLPSVFVRLEQFPLNANGKVDKKQLPEVSLHNMLTDSDFSPCTTPLQQSICQAWQAVLELEPIGADHDFSEIGGSSIEAVTLQSELARRGIPLSYEELLSASTIRAQAGLVEAGVTPRVSAACIPPVQVHCGEVAAASSLPLKIITEPSLSRYFTQPQPFNDLYYKSCLYNSLFPVLNVFGRNINTFLSSDMFVYILDSAQAEPYLSAACMESAPPEAILEQLHLTARYESPQGGNGLKERLIPGLARQSLFILWVDSFYEPARRDAYMKKHLAHTLLVYGYSEAQDQFIVLEHSHKDALNYRERTLAAEDLLNSYQGYRQHLMSSAQTYTLMEFPRVQQPYTYELLPDVNRLNCLYRTQRDAITQSLLTLSAFKDHYTSQHWSYTEQHVNRQIAGLNAIIDSKRAEKYRLERLLTERQAAAARLGEITGAWMDIRSDLIRCSKGIALPDTWRTVHSRLLEDIVHKEQEVMEMMCRPASRGKEGAWQ, from the coding sequence TTGGCCAACTTTCATTCCAATTCCAAGCAGTCCCTTTCTGCTGCTGCCACGCTTCATGGAGGGTTCGAAGTCCGGGCAGCCCTGCATCCGGAGCATACGGCCATTGTTTTTGCCGGACAGTCAATAAGCTACCAGCAGCTGAACCTGCGTGCCAATTGCCTGGCGCATGAGCTGATTGCCCGGGGCGTTCGTCCGAATGATCATGTAGGCGTAAGTGTGAAGCGCAATATGAATCTGGTTATTGCCCTGCTTGCCGTGTTAAAAAGCGGCGCGGCCTACGTCCCGGTGGAGCCCGGCTATCCGGCCAGCCGCAAGAACTATATTCTGCAGCATTCCGGGGCCTCTGCTGCGATCTGTGAAGACGATGAACCGCTCGATGTGCTGGTTCAGATCCGCCTAGGGTCTGCCGAAGCTGGCGCAACCGCTGCTTCCTCAGCATCCGGCTATCCGTCAGACAACCCGGATCTTTCCATTGACGGCAGTGCTTTGGCCTATATCATGTACACCTCCGGCTCTACCGGCACGCCCAAAGGCGTAATGATCGAGCACCGTTCCGCCGTGAATTTAATCTCCTGGGTGAACCGCGAGCTGGATATGGGCAGCCGTGATAGAGGCTTGTTCGTAACCTCGGTGTGCTTTGATCTATCTGTGTATGATATCTTCGGCCTGCTGGCCGCCGGAGGCACGATCGTCCTGTGTCCGGAGCCGCAGATTACTGATCCTGACAGCTTAACACGGCTGCTGCTGGAGCAGAGGATCACCTTCTGGAATTCCGTCCCGACCACACTGCATGTTCTGGTCCGGCACTTGGCGGAGTGTATCCCTGATTTCGCCCAATTGGAATTGAGGCACATCTTCCTGAGCGGAGACTGGGTTCCCCTGGAGCTGGCGAGGAACTACTCCCGCTATTTCCCCCGGGCGAAGCTGACTGCTCTCGGCGGGGCTACGGAGGCTGCGGTCTGGTCCATCTATTATCCGGTTACGGAGGTCCGGGAGGACTGGACAAGCATTCCCTACGGGCTACCGGTTGAACAGAATTATTGGTACATTCTTGACGAAGACCTGCAGCCGGTTACGGCGGGAGAGACAGGTGAGCTGTATATCGGCGGTATCGGGGTAGCGCGCGGCTACATCAAGGACCCGGTGAAGACGGCACAAGCCTTCATGCCGGACCCCTTCCGCGAATCTGAGGCAGACCGGATGTACAGGACTGGCGACCTGGGCCGGATGCGGGAGGACGGAACTATCGAATTCCTCGGCCGCCGCGATGATCAGGTCAAGATCCGCGGCTTCCGCATCGAGACGAAGGAAGTGGAGAAGCTGCTGCTGGAATATCCGGGCATCCGGGATGTTGCCGTTATGGCCAGGAGCCACAGTTCAGGGGATAAATACCTCTGTGCCTATCTGACTGCCGCTCAAGCCGTCTCCGGCGCTGCACTTAAGCAGTACCTGGCTGCGCGCCTGCCTGCTTATATGCTCCCGTCCGTGTTCGTCCGGCTGGAGCAGTTCCCGCTGAATGCCAACGGCAAGGTGGACAAAAAGCAGCTGCCTGAGGTTTCTCTGCACAACATGCTTACGGATAGTGATTTCTCACCCTGCACCACTCCGTTGCAGCAGTCCATTTGCCAGGCATGGCAGGCTGTCCTGGAGCTTGAACCCATCGGAGCGGACCATGACTTTTCCGAAATTGGCGGAAGCTCGATTGAGGCGGTTACGCTGCAGAGTGAGCTTGCCCGCAGGGGCATTCCCCTTTCTTACGAAGAGCTGCTGAGCGCCTCTACCATTAGGGCGCAGGCCGGGCTTGTGGAAGCGGGAGTTACTCCGCGGGTAAGTGCGGCCTGTATCCCGCCGGTTCAGGTTCACTGCGGGGAAGTCGCAGCTGCCTCCAGCCTCCCGCTAAAGATCATAACGGAGCCGAGCTTGTCCCGTTATTTCACACAGCCGCAGCCGTTTAACGATCTCTATTACAAAAGCTGCTTATATAACTCACTATTTCCTGTACTGAATGTCTTTGGCCGGAATATCAACACGTTTCTGAGCAGCGATATGTTTGTGTATATTCTTGATTCTGCACAGGCAGAGCCGTACCTCTCTGCTGCCTGCATGGAATCCGCGCCCCCGGAAGCTATTCTGGAGCAGCTGCACCTTACGGCCCGGTATGAGTCCCCGCAGGGCGGGAATGGGCTGAAGGAGAGGCTTATCCCTGGGCTGGCCCGGCAAAGCCTGTTCATTCTCTGGGTGGACAGCTTCTATGAACCGGCCCGTAGAGACGCTTATATGAAGAAACATCTTGCCCACACGCTGCTGGTCTACGGTTATAGTGAGGCGCAGGATCAGTTTATTGTGCTGGAGCACAGCCATAAGGATGCGCTGAACTACAGGGAACGGACTCTGGCAGCAGAGGATCTGCTGAACAGTTATCAGGGGTACCGCCAGCATCTAATGTCATCTGCGCAGACGTACACCTTGATGGAATTCCCGCGTGTCCAGCAGCCGTACACCTATGAACTGCTGCCAGATGTTAATCGACTTAATTGCCTGTACCGCACACAGCGGGACGCCATTACGCAGAGCCTGCTGACGTTGTCCGCCTTCAAAGATCACTATACTTCACAGCACTGGAGTTATACAGAGCAGCACGTCAACCGCCAGATTGCTGGCCTGAACGCCATCATTGATTCTAAGCGGGCTGAAAAGTACCGGCTGGAGCGTCTTCTTACCGAACGGCAAGCGGCTGCGGCCAGGCTCGGAGAAATTACCGGTGCATGGATGGACATCCGCAGTGACCTGATCAGGTGCAGCAAAGGCATTGCGCTGCCGGACACTTGGAGAACTGTTCATAGCCGCTTACTGGAAGACATTGTACACAAGGAGCAGGAAGTCATGGAGATGATGTGCCGCCCGGCAAGCCGGGGCAAGGAGGGAGCTTGGCAATGA
- a CDS encoding acyl carrier protein, with translation MQDKLYEIIASVCYFDKEELHPGLSVEGDLAITSVMIVEIIAMVESRLDVNLEEHVDELLSCETLGELTALTAELGREHSLDSLPGR, from the coding sequence ATGCAGGACAAGCTGTATGAGATTATCGCCAGCGTATGCTACTTCGACAAGGAGGAGCTGCATCCCGGCTTGTCGGTTGAGGGTGATCTGGCCATTACCTCGGTGATGATTGTAGAGATTATCGCGATGGTGGAGAGCAGGCTTGACGTGAACCTGGAAGAGCATGTAGATGAGCTGCTCAGCTGTGAGACGCTGGGCGAGCTGACAGCGCTGACCGCTGAGCTGGGCAGGGAACATTCGCTGGACAGCCTTCCGGGGAGGTGA
- a CDS encoding amino acid adenylation domain-containing protein: MSDFLLQHYLLRSAERCPDQTALRFEGRELSYGELLRRSIQISDALIDTGMEPGETAAICLDKSPQAVCAMFGVLFTAGAYIPLDTSYSPVHRMLTILEQSGTRFLVTDGANLLKLLQGANPEQLERLRLLHILLVEGGAELDDADFGMIVQAAPDQPLRHLYKGRRQPISEDLAYILYTSGSTGVPKGVMITHLNARTFIDWCCGYFKPEGHERFAAIAPFHFDLSVFDIFVPIAVGATLVLLSAEVIQHPARFTTAIEQGEISWVYSVPSLWAAVVQYGRLPAGGLPSLRGVLFAGEVLQPKLLHQVMELLPEADFYNLYGLIETNVCTYYPLSEQDGIRDTPVPIGYPCGNTGVVVVTADGRIAGAGEEGELCVRGSIVMKGYYRNPLLTEQSFRSIPPNWGLGDKLYCTGDMAMVNEDGALVLIGRKDALIKRSGFRIELPEIERVLHDMENILDAAVVDIQDGEGYPLICAAVIVHEAGSFTVLGLKQAVGKLLPRYMIPDMVHVFDRFPTGGSGKVDRQQLKHEFRKRL; this comes from the coding sequence ATGAGTGATTTTCTGCTGCAGCATTACCTGCTCCGCAGCGCTGAGCGCTGCCCGGACCAGACTGCGCTGCGCTTTGAAGGCAGGGAGCTAAGCTACGGTGAGCTGCTTCGGCGCAGTATTCAAATCTCCGATGCACTGATCGATACCGGCATGGAGCCGGGGGAGACCGCTGCAATCTGTCTGGACAAGTCCCCGCAGGCGGTATGCGCCATGTTCGGCGTGCTGTTCACCGCAGGGGCGTACATCCCGCTGGACACGAGCTACTCTCCTGTACACAGAATGTTGACCATTCTGGAGCAGAGCGGGACGCGGTTTCTGGTTACTGATGGTGCGAATCTGCTGAAGCTGCTGCAAGGTGCGAATCCGGAGCAATTGGAGCGGCTGAGGTTACTTCATATACTGCTGGTGGAGGGGGGCGCCGAACTGGACGACGCAGATTTCGGCATGATCGTTCAAGCTGCGCCGGATCAGCCCCTGCGCCATTTGTACAAGGGCAGAAGACAGCCGATCAGCGAGGATCTGGCTTATATTCTGTACACTTCAGGCTCCACAGGAGTACCCAAAGGCGTGATGATTACCCACCTGAATGCCAGAACCTTCATTGACTGGTGCTGCGGTTACTTCAAACCGGAAGGACATGAACGCTTCGCGGCCATCGCACCTTTTCATTTTGACCTTTCGGTGTTTGATATTTTCGTGCCGATTGCCGTGGGGGCAACGCTCGTCCTCCTGTCGGCTGAAGTCATTCAGCATCCGGCGCGTTTTACCACGGCCATCGAACAGGGGGAAATTAGTTGGGTCTATTCCGTGCCCTCACTCTGGGCTGCCGTGGTCCAATACGGCCGGTTGCCGGCAGGCGGGCTGCCTTCGCTGCGGGGCGTGCTGTTTGCGGGCGAGGTTCTGCAGCCGAAGCTGCTGCACCAGGTGATGGAGCTGCTGCCAGAGGCGGATTTCTACAATCTGTACGGGCTGATTGAAACCAACGTCTGTACCTATTATCCGCTGAGTGAGCAAGACGGTATACGCGACACTCCCGTACCGATCGGGTATCCCTGCGGAAATACCGGAGTTGTCGTGGTAACCGCTGACGGACGCATTGCCGGTGCCGGTGAAGAGGGTGAACTCTGTGTAAGAGGCTCAATAGTCATGAAGGGCTATTACCGCAACCCTCTGCTTACAGAGCAGAGCTTCCGCAGCATACCGCCGAATTGGGGTCTTGGAGACAAGCTCTACTGTACCGGGGACATGGCTATGGTTAACGAAGACGGAGCGCTCGTCCTGATTGGCCGTAAAGACGCCTTGATTAAGCGTTCTGGCTTTCGCATTGAGCTTCCGGAGATTGAACGCGTGCTGCATGACATGGAGAATATTCTGGATGCCGCGGTCGTGGATATCCAGGATGGTGAAGGCTATCCGCTGATCTGCGCTGCCGTGATTGTGCATGAAGCTGGCAGCTTCACCGTGCTTGGGCTGAAGCAGGCTGTCGGCAAGCTGCTGCCCCGGTATATGATTCCCGATATGGTGCATGTCTTTGACAGGTTCCCTACAGGGGGGAGCGGCAAGGTTGACCGGCAGCAATTGAAGCATGAATTCCGCAAGCGGCTCTGA
- a CDS encoding acyl-CoA dehydrogenase family protein yields MDFSYTVEQLQICGLMEECCERYLNDGVYADDESGTFRRDKWSRLAGTGLLGLPFPAAYGGAEQGMLTTALAIRSLARRCQDEGLVFSVCAQMSAAQVPLWVYGSEEQQAGYLAPLIDGRFIGSSVITEPGAGSDSSAMTTSVEKEPEGYILNGIKTFATLAPESDILLVYGKHAGGLPMLDVSAFILEARQQEYEIGQVFEKMGLRTSPMSEVLLNHTRIPAHRLLGRERQGMGIFFKAMLWERIIVSAYHVGAMEQQYEQTYQYAGQRKQFGQAIRSFEGVYDKLVQMRIRLETSTLMLYKVCEDFDQGRCGMHSASMLKLHTSESKVQNSLAAVQIWGAYGYVKESPPEKQMRDSLASKLYSGTSEMQKKIMLEGLGEGYE; encoded by the coding sequence GTGGATTTCAGCTATACCGTGGAGCAGCTGCAGATCTGCGGCTTAATGGAGGAATGTTGTGAGCGGTATTTGAATGACGGAGTGTATGCGGATGACGAGAGCGGCACCTTCCGCAGGGATAAGTGGTCCCGATTAGCCGGTACCGGCTTGCTCGGGCTTCCCTTTCCGGCAGCGTATGGAGGAGCGGAGCAGGGAATGCTGACCACGGCGCTGGCGATCCGTTCGCTGGCGCGCCGCTGTCAGGATGAAGGCCTGGTCTTCTCGGTATGCGCTCAAATGTCAGCGGCCCAAGTGCCGCTATGGGTATATGGTAGTGAGGAGCAGCAGGCCGGGTATCTGGCACCGCTCATTGATGGAAGATTCATCGGCAGCAGTGTAATTACGGAACCTGGGGCGGGCTCTGATTCTTCCGCCATGACCACCTCTGTCGAGAAGGAACCGGAAGGTTATATCCTGAACGGCATCAAAACCTTTGCTACACTCGCCCCGGAGTCCGACATCCTGCTGGTGTACGGCAAGCATGCGGGAGGCCTGCCCATGCTGGATGTGTCGGCCTTTATTCTGGAAGCGCGGCAGCAGGAATACGAGATTGGACAGGTCTTTGAGAAGATGGGCCTGCGGACCAGCCCGATGAGTGAGGTTCTGCTGAACCACACCCGCATTCCGGCCCACAGGCTGCTGGGACGGGAACGGCAGGGGATGGGTATTTTTTTCAAGGCGATGCTGTGGGAGCGGATTATAGTCAGTGCTTATCATGTCGGAGCTATGGAACAGCAGTATGAACAGACCTATCAGTATGCGGGCCAGAGGAAGCAATTCGGACAGGCTATCCGCTCCTTCGAAGGGGTCTATGACAAGCTGGTCCAGATGAGAATCCGGCTGGAAACAAGCACGCTGATGCTGTATAAGGTGTGCGAGGACTTTGACCAGGGGCGCTGCGGAATGCACAGCGCCTCCATGCTGAAGCTGCATACCTCCGAATCCAAGGTGCAGAACAGCCTTGCGGCAGTGCAAATCTGGGGAGCTTACGGCTATGTGAAGGAGAGCCCGCCGGAGAAACAGATGCGGGATTCCCTTGCTTCCAAGCTGTACTCGGGAACGAGCGAGATGCAGAAGAAAATTATGCTGGAAGGTCTGGGGGAAGGGTATGAGTGA